The DNA region GAGATGGTAATGCCGGGAGATAACATAAACATGGACGTAGAGTTAATAGCGCCGGTGGCAATGGAAGAGCAGCTACGTTTTGCTATCCGTGAAGGCGGCAGAACAGTGGGCGCAGGCGTTGTTACTAAAATTACGGAGTAATTAAATAATGGGCGATAACACATTAATCGTAGCTCTAGAGTGTGAAGAATGTAAGAGAAGAAACTACTCTACGACAAAGAATAGGCAGACTCACAAGGACAAAATAGAGCTTAAAAAGTATTGCAGATGGTGTAAAGGCCATAGACTGCATAAAGAAACGAAGTAAATATGAATTGATTAGGGCAGTAGCTCAATTAGGCAGAGCACTGGTCTCCAAAACCAGGGGTTGGGGGTTCGATTCCCTCCTGCCCTGTAAAAAAGTATTTGGATTGAATTTAGCTTTTGCAGGATTAAATTGTTTTAGTATGGTTAGATTGCTAGTGCAATAAAAATAATAATTATGGACTAAGATAAATGAGTAAGATAAGCGAACTTAGCTCGGAAACAGTACAATTTGCTAAAGACATTGAGAATGAAGCAAAACGTATTACTTGGCCGTCACGACAGGAGGCCATAAAGTCAACAATTGCTGTTATTGCTATCTCAGGATTGTTTGCAGCGTTTTTGGCAGGCGTGGACTATGTGTTCTCAATAATAGTAAGATACATATTGGGTTAAGGGTTATACGAGAAACGGGGTTTTAATGAATATTAGG from Thermodesulfobacteriota bacterium includes:
- the tuf gene encoding elongation factor Tu (EF-Tu; promotes GTP-dependent binding of aminoacyl-tRNA to the A-site of ribosomes during protein biosynthesis; when the tRNA anticodon matches the mRNA codon, GTP hydrolysis results; the inactive EF-Tu-GDP leaves the ribosome and release of GDP is promoted by elongation factor Ts; many prokaryotes have two copies of the gene encoding EF-Tu), translated to EMVMPGDNINMDVELIAPVAMEEQLRFAIREGGRTVGAGVVTKITE
- the rpmG gene encoding 50S ribosomal protein L33; translated protein: MGDNTLIVALECEECKRRNYSTTKNRQTHKDKIELKKYCRWCKGHRLHKETK
- the secE gene encoding preprotein translocase subunit SecE, with amino-acid sequence MSKISELSSETVQFAKDIENEAKRITWPSRQEAIKSTIAVIAISGLFAAFLAGVDYVFSIIVRYILG